The Chrysemys picta bellii isolate R12L10 chromosome 12, ASM1138683v2, whole genome shotgun sequence genome has a segment encoding these proteins:
- the KCNJ2 gene encoding inward rectifier potassium channel 2, with protein sequence MGSVRTNRYSIVSSEEDGMKLATMAVANGFGNGKSKVHTRQQCRSRFVKKDGHCNVQFINVGEKGQRYLADIFTTCVDIRWRWMLVIFCLAFILSWLFFGCVFWLIALLHGDLEEPANYKPCVSNVNSFTAAFLFSIETQTTIGYGFRCVTDECPIAVFMVVFQSIVGCIIDAFIIGAVMAKMAKPKKRNETLVFSHNAVVGLRDGKLCLMWRVGNLRKSHLVEAHVRAQLLKSRVTSEGEYIPLDQIDINVGFDSGIDRIFLVSPITIVHEIDEQSPLYDYSKQDMDNADFEIVVILEGMVEATAMTTQCRSSYLANEILWGHRYEPVLFEEKNYYKVDYSRFHKTYEVPNTPLCSARDLAEKKYILSNANSFCYENEVALTSKEEDESDNGVPESMSTDTLPDMDHHNQAGVPLEPRPLRRESEI encoded by the coding sequence ACACTAGGCAGCAGTGCAGGAGCCGCTTCGTCAAGAAAGACGGACACTGCAACGTCCAGTTCATTAATGTGGGCGAGAAAGGACAACGTTACCTGGCAGACATCTTTACCACCTGCGTGGATATTCGCTGGAGGTGGATGCTAGTTATCTTCTGCCTGGCTTTCATCCTTTCCTGGCTTTTTTTTGGCTGTGTGTTTTGGCTGATTGCTCTGTTGCATGGGGATCTGGAGGAGCCAGCAAACTACAAACCTTGTGTCTCCAATGTGAACAGCTTCACTGCAGCCTTCCTCTTCTCCATCGAAACTCAGACAACGATTGGGTATGGTTTTAGGTGCGTCACGGACGAGTGCCCCATTGCAGTCTTCATGGTGGTTTTCCAGTCTATCGTAGGCTGCATCATTGATGCCTTCATCATTGGGGCTGTCATGGCAAAGATGGCTAAACCAAAAAAGAGAAACGAAACTCTAGTCTTCAGTCACAATGCTGTTGTGGGCCTGAGGGATGGGAAGCTGTGTTTAATGTGGCGTGTTGGAAACCTACGGAAAAGCCATTTGGTAGAGGCACACGTGAGAGCCCAGCTTCTTAAATCCAGGGTCACCTCCGAAGGAGAATACATCCCCTTGGACCAAATAGACATCAACGTTGGGTTTGATAGTGGGATAGACCGCATATTCCTGGTCTCCCCAATTACAATAGTCCATGAAATAGATGAACAAAGTCCCTTGTATGACTACAGTAAGCAAGACATGGACAATGCAGACTTTGAAATTGTAGTAATATTAGAGGGCATGGTGGAAGCTACCGCCATGACTACCCAGTGCCGTAGTTCATATCTGGCAAATGAAATCCTCTGGGGCCACCGTTATGAGCCTGTGCTCTTTGAAGAGAAAAACTACTACAAAGTGGACTACTCTAGGTTCCACAAAACGTACGAAGTGCCCAACACACCCCTTTGTAGTGCCAGAGACTTAGCAGAAAAGAAATACATTCTCTCTAATGCAAATTCCTTTTGCTACGAGAATGAAGTGGCCCTCACCAGCAAAGAAGAGGACGAGAGTGACAATGGGGTGCCTGAAAGCATGAGCACAGACACCCTCCCAGACATGGACCATCATAACCAAGCTGGGGTGCCACTAGAACCTAGGCCGTTAAGGCGGGAATCGGAAATATGA